The genomic interval CCCAAAACCTTTTGTCTTGTCATGTTCCTTCTACTCTGCTAACCCACCCAAACCCTTTTGTCTTGTCATGTTCCTTCTATTCTGCTAACCCACCCAAAACCTTTTGTCTTGTCATGTTCCCTCTACTCTGCTAACCCACCCAAACCCTTTTGTCTTGTCATGTTCCTTCTACTCTGCTAACCCACCCAAACCCTTTTGTCTTGTCATGTTCCTTCTACTCTGCTAACCTACCCAAACCCTTTTGTCTTGTCATGTTCCTTCTACTCTACTAACCCACCCAAACCCTTTTGTCTTGTCATGTTCCCTTTACTCTGCTAACCCACCCAAAACCTTTTGTCTTGTCATGTTCCTTCTACTCTGCTAACCCACCCAAAACCTTTTGTCTTGTCATGTTCCTTCTATTCTGCTAACCCACCCAAAACCTTTTGTCTTGTCATGTTCCTTCTACTCTGCTAACCTACCCAAACCCTTTTGTCTTGTCATGTTCCTTCTACTCTACTAACCCACCCAAACCCTACCCAAACCTTTTGTCTTGTCATGTTCCCTTTACTCTACTAACCTACCCAAACCCTTTTGTCTTCTCATGTTCCCTCTACTCTACTAACCCACCCAAAAACCCTTTTGTCTTGTCATGTTCCTTCTATTCTGCTAACCCAAAAACCCCTTTGTCATGTCATTTTCCCTCTAATATGCTAACCCACCCAAACACTTTTGTTTCCCATCCGGCCCAGCAATCTACTTAGAGCCCACCCCTCTAACCTCTGAGCAGGAAAAAGCTTGCTTTACCAGAGGTCGCTTGTGGagtaatgtaattattttttttaatttgtgaatACATTGTTACATAattgttttttcttcctttaTTAAAGTAAGTGCCCTTTTTAATACACATATATAATTTATGGAGCCATTTATTCCTTTTCATTATAAACTGTATGGAGGTCTAATTTGGAAAAGATGATTACATAATGACATCCAGAAAGAATTAGAGACATTAGACTCCAATCTAAATTATACGTGGGTTGTTGAATGAGAGATATTATACTCTAATGTAAATTATATCTGCGTTGTTGAATTAGAGATATTAGACTCTAATGTAAATTATACCTGGGTTGTTGAATGAGAGATATTAAACTCTAATCTACATTATACGTGGGTTGTTGAATGAGAGATATTAGACTCTAATGTAAATTATATCTGCGTTGTTGAATTAGAGATATTAGACTTTAATGGAAATTATACCGGGGTTGTTAAATTAGAGATATTAGACTCTAATGTACATAATACCTGGGTTGTTAAATGAGAGATAATAGACTCTAATGTAAATTATACCTTGGTGGTTTATTTAGAGATATTAGACTCTAATGTAAATTATACCTCTGTGGTTTAATTAGAGATATTAGACTCTAATGTAAATTATACCTGGGTTGTTGAATGAGAGATATTAGACTCTAATGTAAATTATACCTCTGTGGTTTAATTAGAGATATTAGACTCTAATGTAAATTATATCTGGGTTGTTGAATGAGAGATATTAGACTCTAATGTAAATTATACCTGGGTTGTTGAATGAGAGATATTAGACTCTAATGTAAATTATACCTTGGTGGTTTATTTAGAGATATTAGACTCTAATGTAAATTATACCTCTGTGGTTTAATTAGAGATATTAGACTCTAATGTTAATTTTATCTGGGTTATTGAATGAGATATATTAGAATctaatgtaaattatatttggGTTATTGAATGAGAGATATTAGACTCAAATGGGAATAATACATCTGTGGTTTAATTAGACATATAGGCTAATGTAAATTATACCTTGGTGGTTTACTTAGAGATATTAAACTCTAATGTAAATGATATACCGGTGGTTTATTTAGAGGTATTAGACTCTTATGTAAATAATACCTCAGTTGTAGAGATATACCACTCTAATGTAAAATTATACATTGGTGGTTTATTTATAGATATTAGACTCTAATGTAAATTATATACCGGTGGTTTATTAGACTTATATAAATTATACCTTGGGGgtttatttagaaatattaGACTTTTATGTAAATTATACCTCAATGGTTTAATTTGAGATATTATACTCTAATGTCAATTATATCTGGGCTTTTCAATAAGAGATTTTAATCTCAAATGTAAATTATACCTTGTTTGTTCTATACGAGATATTAGACTGTCGTGTAAATTATACCTAAGTTGTTGAATCAGGCATATTATACTCTAATGTAAATTATATCTGGGTTGGTGAATCAGGCATATTATACTCTAATGTAAATTATATCTGGGTTGGTGAATCAGGCATATTATACTCTAATGTAAATTATATCTGGGTTGGTGAATCAGGCATATTATACTCTAATGTAAATTATATCTGGGTTGGTGAATCAGGCATATTATACTCTAATGTAAATTATATCTGGGTTGGTGAATCAGGCATATTATACTCTAATGTAAATTATATCTGGGTTGGTGAATCAGGCATATTATACTCTAATGTAAAGTATACCTGGGTTAGTGAATAAGAGATACCAGAATCAAAATTATACCTGGGTTTTTGAGGTTCATGGTGACGGGGGTGGAGCCCCAGTTGACGGCCGTCACGTATCTCTCGCTCTGGTCCCAGAGACGCAGGAACGccagggaggaggtggaggagtggaggaggaagtAGTCCCCGTGCAGGAGGGAGCGCTCTTTACCTCGGAGATCAGAGAGCGTCTTAAACCACGAACGGCAGGTCAGACGATAGGTCCTCTGAGCCTGGAGAGGGAGATCCAGAAACACCAATGCAGAGTTAGTCAGCGAAGGTCGTTCTCAACCCAAGATCAGCTGAAAGAACCACGTGAAAAGTTCTGGGCAGGGGGAAAGGTCATGTTTAATTTcaatgttttgtaataaaacCATTTAAATGGCTTTTCATGCAAACCACAATTCCCCTGTCAGCCCTCTGCTCCTGCATTGTTAAGGGATTTTAACAGCTTTAACAGTGCTATTTATGCTTTTTAAATACTGAGTGACCTCTCAAATAAACGTGTATAAGCACACAGTGTAATTTACAAAATATCTAAATATTTACAAACGACTAGGTTACAAACTTACAGGAATCCAGGTCTAACGATAAATGAACTATAAAAGTCTTAGAACGCTGTTTGGAAAAAAAGTTAGAAACTGTTTATTACAGACTGCTAAAATAAAATTTTACCTGGTAAATAAATAAGAACTTGGTGAGCAAATAATTTTAGTGCTATAAGGATTTGACATTTATTCAGTCCAGTGTGTTGCCGTCACCTGAAGCCCTTAAATGAGACTGATTGGTTCTGACAGCAATTACACCAGCTACAAACAAGGACAGACTCATCATCTTTTACGTAGCGAGCTAATAGCACAACCGCCGGCCAGGTCTATCACAGGGATCCTACAATCTCGGGGCAAGCTACCGCTCAGTCATTCAGGTGAGGCCTTGAAACGGAGCAGGGGTTAATGATGTTTTTTCTGGAAGACTATTCCACAGAACGGCAGCCGAGTTCGAGGCCGTTTCTTTCCCCACAACACTCTTTAATCTGAACGGAACAACATCAATATCACACCGCCTCGTGGAATAGTTCTGGAAATACCTGACCACATTACAGTAGCTACGTGGGTACTTGTGCGCCCTACTGTGGCCAATCTAAGACAGGACAATTCATTCTGAGAGACTGATGTTCCATCAGAGGCTTTGAGAGAGGGAACAGTGCAGAAGTACTTAGACATTTCAGAATAATCCTGACTAATTTGTTGTGAGATGTCTAccgttttatttttgttaaatagGGCATTTCCCACTACTTTGGGACAAAtccttttttaatgtttgacTCGTACGAACGTCCTGCTTAACGAATGTGCATGCCAGGATTTCTGGCTACACTAGTTAAATAACTGCGTCGTACAAATTAGGTATTTCAGTTATATTTATCCAGAAATGATCTCAACAACTAGCTATCGTTACCATGTGGGCCTCAAACGCTTACAGTACATTGTCAGGGTCAGAATCATGACGTGTCATTAGAACAGATTAGAACTTGGCATGGAACATCAGAGTGCTTCATGATGTCATAATGACCTCTGCAGTCTGGTTCTTCCCCGATTGGTCGGTGGCTGGCTCTTCCTCCGTGTCCCACAGCATCACAGGGCTCCCCGTGCCCTGGTCCGTCAGCCCAATCTCATCCCCGTAGTTGAAGACGGGTGTCCCTGGCAACGTCAGCAGCAGCAGGTGATAAAGCCTGACCAGTTCTGGCTTCTCCACAACGGACGCCAAGTGCTTCCCGGAAATACCTGTTCCAAGAAAGAACgagtatatattatattaataaacaaATCCACTAAAAGTTGTATTACAAACTatgcaaaaacatatatataggtataaaacctggcattttcaacTGGCTTTCTGTCAATGTGCTATCTTCATAGCCTGGCCAACAGTCTTAAAGCCTTTAATCCTCTCTGATCCTACCTCCTAGTCCCCAAGCCAAGGAGCTCTGTTTCTGGGTTGAGATCAGGCCTTGGATGGCCTCGGCCCGCTGGACACCTGGAGGATGGAGTGACAGGAGATGAAACGTTTCATAAAACCACCGTGACAATTCCCCTTATCCTGAGATAATACTACGCTGGTTACACGTCTCATTCCAAGGCTACAGTGGAGGCTAACCAGGTCCCATGATATAATGAATAATACTACGCTGGTTACACGTCTCATTCCAAGGCTACAGTGGAGGCTAACCAGGTCCCATGATATAATGAATAATACTACGCTGGTTACACGTCTCATTCCAAGGCTACAGTGGAGGCTAACCAGGTCCCATGATATAATGAATAATACTACGCTGGTTACACGTCTCATTCCAAGGCTACAGTGGAGGCTAACAAGGTCCCATGATATAATGAATAATACTACGCTGGTTACACGTCTCATTCAAGGCTACAGTGGAGGCTAACCAGGTCCCATGATATAATGAATAATACTACGCTGGTTACACGTCTCATTCCAAGGCTACAGTGGAGGCTAACCAGGTCCCATGATATAATGAATAATACTACGCTGGTTACACGTCTCATTCAAGGCTACAGTGGAGGCTAACCAGGTCCCATGATATAATGAATAATACTACGCTGGTTACACGTCTCATTCCAAGGCTACAGTGGAGGCTAACAAGGTCCCATGATATAATGAATAATACTACGCTGGTTACACGTCTCATTCAAGGCTACAGTGGAGGCTAACCAGGTCCCATGATATAATGAATAATACTACGCTGGTTACACGTCTCATTCTAAGGCTACAGTGGAGGCTAACCAGGTCCCATGATATAATGAATAATACTACGCTGGTTACACGTCTCATTCCAAGGCTACAGTGGAGGCTAACCAGGTCCCATTATATAATGAATGTGTCATCAGTGATGACTCCTGGGTGATGTGAAGGACTATTCAGATGACAGTCAAACCTTTCTTAGTATTGGGAATGCTTTACATAGTATCCTGATCTGATGActcttcagtgttttaaaagttAATTACATGACAAGCATCCGTGGTGGGAGAAGAGTGTATGTGGGTGTTAGAATCACCAATGTTGTTTGAGTAAATGTTCATGcgtatgtctgtgcgtgtgtgttaccTGAGTGTCTGGGGGGGTTCAGTACATCAGACAGTATCAGATCAACGCCGGAGGTGTTTAGGAGTTTTGAGACGTCTGGGGAATCCAGACCATTTACAATGCCTATCAGAGCGCtgagggagtgggagggagggaggcaacCAGTTAAACATTCTCCATTTAAAGGGCATCTTGTTAATACTGCACTGCTGAATGTATACAGCCTGTCCTGGACAGCCACAGTACCGCCAAATGACCAGGAGAGGGCACTACCTTCTGTATCACTGGGCCACTGCAAAAGCCTTGCCTGACCACCAGGGGGCAGAAAGAATAAAGCCCCCAGGCTGCTCGGCATGTGGGTCTGTTTTTCTGCTCCTTCTAACTGAATTAGGCTGTGATCCAATGAAAGCCTTTTAGCCGGTCTTCCTACTGACCCCACAGAGTCCTAACAGCGCATCTCCTGACCCAGCACGATTTACATCATCCAGTTCAAGTCGTCTTTCTATCTGAACGTCCGGctctctctctcgtcctctGCCCTTTGGTTACCTCTTCTTTGTGTCCTCTGTGGCGTTCCTCTGGACAACACCCCGAAGCGAGATCCATTCAGGAGATGTGCTGGCAGCAACGAGGCCCGACACCTGTACCCCATCCACACCCACGCTCAGCCAGTGTTCGGCAGCAGCCTATGAGACACATTCAGGATACACAGTTCCCCAGTCAGGGGGGTACCGCAGGAAAGGCGGTTCattaacacacgcacacacacctcacacacacacctctcacacacacacacacacacacctctcacatacacacacctctcacacacacacacctcacacacacacctctcacacacccaccctgAGTTTGTCCAGGACTTTCCCGAGACTGTCAGATCCAAACCATGGGTTAGCTCCTGGGTTAGGGGTCATGTTGAGCACCACTGACATTCCTGCCAGAAAGAAATACAGGAGTCAATCCTCAGAACATTTGCATCATAACAGACCCATAACCCCCAGTCAAGAGGATTAATGTCCATGACTAATATTACTTTATAATACCATGGTAGGAAGAGTCAAGAGGATCAATGTCCATGATTAATATTAGTATATAATAACATGGTAGGAGTCAAGAGGATCAATGTCCATGACTAATATTACTTTATAATACCATGGTAGGAGGAGTCAAGAGGATCAATGTCCATGATTAATATTAGTATATAATAACATGGTAGGAGTCAAGAGGATCAATGTCCATGACTAATATTACTTTATAATACCATGGTAGGAGGAGTCAAGAGGATCAATGTCCATGACTAATATTACTTTATAATACCATGGTAGGAGGAGTCAGGAGGATTAGTGTTCCTACATATAACCACATGTCAGCAAATTTGTATCTTACTCATAATGTACTTCAGTAGTTCTGTAACTAAAACAAGACAACATGGTCAGGTTGTTCTTGGCTGGGTCCCCAAGGTAACCTACAGCGTTCCCCCAGGCAGGAAACGCTGCCTCCAGTTGGATTGATTGGTAGACTTCCTCTTTTTACACGCTGCTTTTACTCTGGCTTTCAACTGTGCTGAATCAGCATTCAAAGCAAGACCAATGGTCAGGAAGTTGCAAACAGGCTGtagattattttaaaatgtctataAAAATGTTAAGCGAAGACTCAGTAACCATAACACACGAGGGAATTCTTCATTAAATTAGTTTTGATACTTTCAGCTTTCCGTACTACCTATGTCTGTACCACCTCAGGTCCATTCAGAACCACCGGTCTGTACCACCT from Esox lucius isolate fEsoLuc1 chromosome 24, fEsoLuc1.pri, whole genome shotgun sequence carries:
- the LOC105029474 gene encoding 4F2 cell-surface antigen heavy chain encodes the protein MNKGDTEVDMKEVELNELDLEKLPMTGDGAGAEKNGSVKLKVPDEDIKFTGLSKEELMKVAGTPGWVRTRWVLLALFWVGWVGMLAGAIVIIVQAPRCKPIPEMNWWNQGPLYQISDLNAFNKGKGIKGVVEVLDSLNQLKVKGLVLGPLHIVQEDTAISLDLLKIVPDVGTEEDLLVLLDKAHKKGMSVVLNMTPNPGANPWFGSDSLGKVLDKLRAAAEHWLSVGVDGVQVSGLVAASTSPEWISLRGVVQRNATEDTKKSALIGIVNGLDSPDVSKLLNTSGVDLILSDVLNPPRHSGVQRAEAIQGLISTQKQSSLAWGLGGISGKHLASVVEKPELVRLYHLLLLTLPGTPVFNYGDEIGLTDQGTGSPVMLWDTEEEPATDQSGKNQTAEAQRTYRLTCRSWFKTLSDLRGKERSLLHGDYFLLHSSTSSLAFLRLWDQSERYVTAVNWGSTPVTMNLKNPDVTLPEQVKVKLTTDPENLAADSPVSLDKLVLGPGQAVLLTFPFA